One window of Ailuropoda melanoleuca isolate Jingjing chromosome 3, ASM200744v2, whole genome shotgun sequence genomic DNA carries:
- the HRH2 gene encoding histamine H2 receptor isoform X2, with the protein MVPNSTASSLCLDSPPCKITVSVVLTVLILITIAGNVVVCLAVGLTRRLRSLTNCFIVSLAVTDLLLGLLVLPFSAFYQLSCRWGFGKVFCNIYTSLDVMLCTASILNLFMISLDRYCAVTDPLRYPVLVTPVRVAVSLVLIWVISITLSFLSIHLGWNSRSESSSSNHTIPKCKVQVNLVYGLVDGLVTFYLPLLVMCVTYYRIFKIAREQAKRIHHVGSWKAATIGEHKATVTLAAVMGAFIICWFPYFTVFVYRGLIGDDAINEAIEAVVLWLGYANSALNPILYATLNRDFRTAYQQLFRCRPASHGAQETTQRSGGSQLARNQSREAMQQEEKPLKLQVWSGTEVTAPRGAADSSQVWSVLP; encoded by the exons ATGGTACCAAACAGCACAGCCTCTTCCTTGTGTCTGGACTCGCCCCCGTGCAAGATCACCGTGAGCGTGGTCCTCACCGTCCTCATCCTCATCACCATCGCCGGCAACGTGGTGGTCTGCCTGGCCGTGGGCCTGACCCGGCGGCTCCGCAGTCTCACCAACTGCTTCATTGTGTCTCTGGCTGTCACCGATCTGCTCCTCGGCCTCCTGGTGCTGCCCTTCTCGGCCTTCTACCAGCTCTCCTGCAGGTGGGGCTTTGGCAAGGTCTTCTGCAACATCTATACCAGCTTGGATGTGATGCTGTGCACGGCCTCCATCCTCAACCTCTTCATGATCAGCCTCGACCGCTACTGCGCTGTCACGGACCCCCTGCGCTACCCCGTGCTGGTCACCCCTGTCCGGGTCGCTGTCTCCCTTGTCTTAATTTGGGTCATCTCCATCACCCTGTCCTTCCTGTCTATCCATCTGGGGTGGAACAGCAGGAGTGAGAGCAGCAGTTCCAATCACACCATCCCCAAGTGCAAAGTGCAGGTCAACTTGGTGTACGGCTTGGTGGACGGGCTGGTCACCTTCTACCTGCCGCTGCTGGTCATGTGTGTCACCTACTACCGCATCTTCAAGATTGCCCGGGAGCAGGCCAAGAGGATCCATCACGTCGGCTCCTGGAAGGCAGCTACCATTGGGGAGCACAAAGCCACAGTGACACTGGCTGCCGTGATGGGGGCCTTCATCATCTGCTGGTTCCCCTACTTTACCGTGTTTGTTTACCGGGGACTGATAGGGGACGATGCCATCAACGAGGCCATCGAAGCCGTTGTTCTGTGGCTGGGCTATGCCAACTCGGCCCTGAACCCTATCCTGTATGCCACGCTGAACAGGGACTTCCGCACGGCCTACCAGCAGCTCTTCCGCTGCAGGCCTGCCAGCCACGGGGCCCAGGAGACCACACAGAGGTCTGGCGGCTCTCAGCTGGCCAGGAATCAAAGCCGAGAAGCCATGCAGCAGGAAGAGAAGCCCCTGAAGCTCCAGGTGTGGAGTGGGACAGAGGTCACAGCCCCgcggggagcagcagacag CAGCCAGGTGTGGAGTGTCCTGCCATAG